TCTATCAGTGCCTGCTCGGCGCCTGGCCGCTGGAACTGGTGCCGGACGATACCCTGGGGCTGCAGGACTACTACCAGCGGCTGCAGCAATGGCAGCGCAAGGCTATCCGCGAAGCCAAGCTGGAAAGCGACTGGAGCGCTCCAGCGCAGGCCTATGAACAGGCCTGCGCGGAGTTTCTCGCCGGCATCCTGCTCGACGACACCGGCCGGCCACTGTTGCAGGCCATCGCCGATGCCGCACAGCGGCTGATGCCCGCCGGTGCGCTGAACGCACTGGCGCAAGGCGTGTTACGCAACAGCGTGCCGGGCGTGCCCGATCTTTACCAGGGGTGCGAGTTCTGGGACTTCAGCCTGGTGGATCCCGATAACCGCCGCGTTCCCGACTATGCCGCGCGCGAGGCAACGCTGACCCGCGATCCGGACTGGCCAGAGCTGCTGCGCACCTGGCGCGACGGGCGCATCAAACAGGCGCTGTTGGCCCATACCCTTGGCCTGCGCAGGCAATGGCCGACGTTGTTCAGCCAGGGGGACTACCTGCCCCTGGTGGTCCGTGGCGAGCAGGCCCGGCGGGTGCTCGCTTTCGCGCGCAGCTACGCCGGGCAGCACCTGCTGGTGGTGGTGCCCCGCTGCTGCGCCTCGCTGCTGGGCACATCGCCACGACCGCACGTGCCGCCCGCCGCCTGGGGCGATACCCATCTGCAACTGCCTTCGCACCTGGGCGCCGGGCGCTGGCAAGGCTTGACCGGCTGCCACCGAGTGCAGAACGGCGGGCTACGCCTGGCCGACGTGCTGGGCGATAGCCCTGTGAATCTCCTGATGCCCTGTGCTGGAGGTGAACGATGAAAGTCTCGGAACAGCGCGTTCGCGAACTGGCCTATCAGATCTGGGAATCCGAAGGTCGTCCCGAAGGCCAGCAAGAACGCCATTGGCGCATGGCCCTGAGCCTCGCCGAGGGTGAAATCGCCAATGGCCAGGAGGCACCGGCCGAAGACGTGGAACCGCGCTTCGAAGGCCGGGAAGAGCCGGAGCCGCCGGCCATCCTGCAGAAACCGCCGCGACGCCGCGGCAAGCTGCCCGCCGCTACCCCTGAAGAACCCTCGAAGCCCGCCCTCGAGCCGCGCAACAAGGCAAGTGCCGCCGCTACCCCGGGCGAGAAAGCGACGAAGACCAGGCCGAAGACGGCCAAACCCGCAACGCCCAAGCCATCCAGGGCGCCCAAGAGCAGTTGATGCCAGGAGAGCGCAATGACCCGACGAACCCATTCCCGCGTGACGGAAGGCCGTCCCTTTCCCCTGGGAGCGACCTGGGATGGTCTGGGCGTCAACTTCGCCCTGTTTTCCGCCCATGCCACCAAGGTAGAACTGTGCCTGTTCGACGCAAGCGGCAAGCGCGAGGTGGAGCGCATCGAGCTCCCCGAGTACAGCGATGAAATCTGGCACGGCTATCTGCCCGATGCGCACCCCGGGCAGATCTACGGCTATCGCGTGCACGGGCCGTTCGAGCCGGAAGCCGGTCATCGGTTCAACCCCAACAAACTGCTGATCGACCCCTACGCGCGCCAGTTGGTGGGTGAACTGCGCTGGTCGGAATCGCTGTTCGGCTACAGCATCGGCTCGCCAGACGCGGACCTCAGCTTCGATGAGCGCGACAGTGCGCCCTTCGTGCCGAAGTCGAAAGTCATCGATCCGGCCTTCACCTGGGGTGAGCAGCCGCCGATTCGCGTGCCCTGGGACGAAACGGTCATCTACGAGGCGCACCTGCGCGGGCTGAGCATCCGTCATCCCGATGTAGCCGACCGCGTACGCGGTACGTGCGCCGGGCTGATGAACAGCGAGCTGCTCAAACACCTGCGCAACCTGGGTATCACCAGCCTGGAACTGCTGCCGGTGCATGGCTTCGTGGATGACAAGCATCTGCTCGAAAGGGGCATGAACAATTACTGGGGCTACAACAGCATCGCCTTCTTCGCGCCCCATTCGCGCTATCTGGCCAGCGGCCACATCAACGAATTCAAGGAAATGGTCGCGCACCTGCATGACGCCGGCATCGAACTGATCCTCGACGTGGTCTACAACCACACGGCCGAGGGTAACGAGCTCGGCCCGACACTGTGCATGCGCGGCATCGACAACGTCTCCTACTACCGTCTGCACGCCGACGACCGACGCTACTACGTCAACGACTCCGGCACGGGCAACACCCTTGATCTCAGCCATCCCTGCGTACTGCAGATGGTCACTGACTCGCTGCGCTACTGGGCGACCGAGATGCGCGTGGACGGCTTCCGTTTCGATCTGGCCTCCATCCTGGGCCGTTACGCCGATGGCTTCGATGAGCGCCACAGCTTTCTCGTCGCCTGCCGCCAGGACCCGGTACTGAGCCATCGCAAGCTGATTGCCGAGCCTTGGGATTGCGGTCCCGGCGGCTACCAGGTCGGGCGCTTTCCGCCGGGCTGGGTGGAGTGGAACGACCGCTTCCGCGACACCGTGCGCAGCTTCTGGCGCGGCGATGAAGGCCAACTGCCGGAGCTGGCTCGACGCCTGACCGCTTCCGGCGATCTCTATGACCAGCGTGGCCGGCGTCCATACGCCTCGGTGAACTTCATCACCGCCCACGACGGTTTCACCCTGCGCGATGTGGTTACTTACAACGACAAGCACAACCAGGCCAACGGCGAGGACAACCGCGACGGCCACGACGACAACCGCTCATGGAACCACGGTGTCGAAGGGCCGACCGATGATGCGCAAATCCGCGAGCTGCGCCTGCGGCAGATGAAGAATCTGCTGTCCACCCTGCTGCTCTCCCAGGGCACGCCGATGCTGGTGGCGGGCGACGAATTCAGCCGCACCCAGCACGGCAACAACAACGTCTATTGCCAGGACAACGAACTGAGCTGGGTGGACTGGAACCTCGACGACGAAGGCCGCGAACTGCTGGCCTTCGTCCGCCGCCTGATTCGCTTGCGCCATGCCTATCCGATCCTGCGCCGCCGCCGCTTCCTGGTCGGCGAATACAACGAGGAGCTGGGCGTGCGCGACGTCATCTGGCTCGCGCCCGAGGGTGGCGAAATGTGCGAAAGCTTCTGGCACGACCCGCAGCGCCGCAGTCTCGGCATGCTTATGGATGGCCGCGCCCAACCCAGCGGCATCCGTCGCAGCGGTGGCGACGCGACCCTGCTTCTACTGCTCAATGCCTCCCACGAAGGCATCGATTTCTACCTGCCGCCCGTGGCCCAGGGCGGAGACTGGCAACTCCTGCTGGATACCGCGGAGCCAGCCGAGGGGCATGGGCCGTTCTGGGAGTTCGACACGCCATACCCCCTGGGAAGCCGCGCCGTTGCGCTGTTCACCCTGCGCCGCAGCGAGGACTGAGGTGGTCTGACGAGCGGGGAAAATCTCTCTGAACGGTGCCCGGCGAGCCTAGTCGGAACCGATAGGCGCTCCGATAAAGGAGTTCCTGCAATCACCAGAACAGGAAGGAGGACAGCATGAAGATCGGCGAAATCATGACCCGCGACGTACAGAGGGTCGTTCCGGAAACCACGCTCAAGGAAGCCGCCGCTCTGATGGCGCGCATCGACAGCGGTGCCTTGCTGGTCAACGAAGGCGATCTGCTGGTGGGCATGGTCACCGACCGCGATATCGCGGTGCGCGCGGTTGCCGCCGGGCTCGGCCCGGAAACTCCGGTCAAGCGCGTAATGAGCGGCAACGTGCACTACTGCTTCGAAGACGAAGACGTGCAGCACGTCGCGCAGAACATGGCAGACATCCAGATGCGCCGTCTGCCGGTGTTGACCCGGCAGAAACGTCTGGTTGGCGTGGTATCCCTGGGCAATATCGCCAGTTGCCGCAGCGAGCAAGCCAGCGACACCGTGCTGCGCGGTGTCGCCCAGGCACACTGACATACATCCCAGCCCGGCTGCCACGCTGAGCGCGCAGTCGGCGCCCCACAGGAGGACGCCATGAAAGCAGTCGTATTCCATGACGTCGGCAACATCCGCCTGGAGGATGTTCCGGAGCCCGAACTCAAACACCCCAACGACGCCATCGTGCGTCTCACCGCCTCGGCCATCTGCGGCACCGACCTGCACTTCGTGCGCGGCAGTGTCGGCGGCATGAAGAAAGGTACGATCCTCGGCCACGAAGGCGTCGGCATCATCGAAGAGCTGGGCGACGAAGTGCGCAACCTGCAGGTCGGCGACCGGGTAGTGATTCCCTCGACCATCGCCTGCGGCAACTGTTCCTACTGCCGTGCCGGCTACTATGCCCAGTGCGACAACGCCAACCCCAACGGCAAGCGCGGCGGCACAGCGTTCTTCGGTGGCCCCGAAGGCAATGGCGCGTTCCACGGACTGCAGGCCGAGAAGGCCCGCATCCCCTACGCCAACATCGGCCTGGTCCGGCTGCCGCCGCAGATCAGCGATGACCAGGCGATCCTGTTGTCGGATATCTTTCCCACCGGTTGGTTCGGCGCGGAACTTGCGGAAGTCGGCATAGGTGACACCGTCGCGGTGTTCGGCTGCGGCCCGGTCGGCCAGTTCGCCATCGCCAGTGCCCTGCTGAAGGGCGCCGCCCGTGTGTTCGCCATCGACCGTCACCCGGACCGCCTGCATATGGCCCGCCAGCAAGGCGCCGAAGTCATCGATTTCGAACGTGAGGACCCGGTCCAGGCGCTGCTCTGGCTCACCGACGGCATCGGTGTCGACCGCGCCATCGACGCGGTAGGCGTGGACGCCGAGCACAGCCAGGGCGGGGTGACGGTGGCGCCGGCGCAAGAGCACAAACCCGAATGGGTACCCGGCAACGCCCCGGCCCAGGCACTGGAATGGGCCGTCTCCGGGCTGGCCAAGGCCGGCAGCCTGGGCATCATTGGCGTCTATGGCCCGGATGTGCGCACCTTCCCGATTGGCGAGGCGATGAACAAGAACCTCACCCTGAAAATGGGCAATTGCCATCACCGGCGCTACATCCCGCACCTGATCGAACTGGTCCTGACCGAACGCTTCGATCCGGCGGCGATCCTCACTCAGGTCAAGCCGATGAGCGATGCCATCGCAGCCTTCGAGGCCTTCGACCAGCGCGAAACCGGCTGGGTGAAAGTCGAACTGCAACCGCAGCGGCAGGAAGCCCGCGTCGGCGACGAAGAAACCGTGCACCGGCCCGGAGCGGCCCATGCGCACTGAGGCAGCGCCCCATGAAGGACCTGCACATCGGCATTTCCGGCTGGCGGTATGCCCCCTGGCGCGGCGACTTCTACCCCAGGGGCCTGCGTCAGCGGGATGAATTGCGCTACGCCTCGCGGGCGTTCAACAGCATCGAGCTGAATGGGTCGTTCTACGCCCTGCAAACGCCGGAGCGCTACCGGCAGTGGGCCGGCGATACACCGACGCGGTTCTGCTTCAGCATCAAGGGACCGCGCTACATCAGCCACATCAAGCGTCTGCGAGACGCCCGCGAGGGCCTGGCCAATTTCTTCGCCTCCGGCCCGCTGGAGCTGGGCGAGAAGCTCGGGCCGATACTCTGGCAGGTGCCGCCGAGCCTGGGTTTCGACGAAGAAGTGGTCGAGCAGTTTCTTGCCCAGTTGCCACGCGACAGCCAGGCAGCCCTGAAGCTGGCCAGGGACAGCGCCACGCGCAAGCCCGGGCATTGGCCCGAAGCCCTTGGCGCCCAGCCGCTGCGGCATGCCTTGGAGGTGCGCCATCAAAGCTTCGCCACGCCACGTTTCGTCCGGTTGCTGCGCCAGTACGGCGTCGCCCTGGTAATCGCCGACGCCCCGCGCAAATGGCCCTACGCCGAGGACCTGACGGCCAGGGATTTCGTCTACCTGCGCCTGCATGGCGACAAAGAACTCTACGCCAGCGGTTACGGTGAAGCCGCGCTCAGGCGCTGGAGCAGGCGCATCGAGCACTGGCGGCGCGGATCGCAGCCCCGGGATGCCGAGCTGTTCGACGACTCGATAGCTGGTGACCGGCATCCACGTCAGGTGTTCTGCTACTTCGACAACGATATGAAGGTGCGCGCGCCATACGATGCCAGCCGGCTGATGCAATTGCTCGACCTGAAACTGGATGACCGCCAGGAGCCGGGGCAACCTGCGGGGGACTGGTCATGACCTTCGCCGAAGCAGGCCCGGCCGACGTCGACTCAACGCAGCAGGAGATCATCCTGCGGGTGCTGACGGTCAACACGCACAAGGGATTCAATGCCTTCAACCGGCGTTTCATCCTGCATGAACTGCGCGATGCGGTGCGCGCCACCTCGGCGGACCTGGTGTTCCTCCAGGAAGTCCACGGCGAACATCAGTTGCACGCCGAGCGCAATGTGAACTGGCCCACCGCCCCGCAGTACGAATTCCTCGCCGACAGCATGTGGCCGGCGTTCGCCTACGGACGCAACGCCGTGTATCCCGAGGGACACCACGGCAATGCGTTGATCTCGCGCCTGCCGATCAGCAGTTACGACAACCATGACATTTCCATCGCCGGCAACGAGCAGCGCGGTCTGCTGCATGCCCGCATCGATCTGCCCGGGCCGCGCGCGCTGCACGCCATCTGCGTGCACCTGGGCCTGCGTGAACGCCAGCGGCAGAGCCAGTTGCAACTGCTTTGCAAGCTGGTTGCCGGAGTGCCGCCCGATGCTCCACTGGTGGTCGCCGGCGACTTCAATGACTGGCGTTGCCGGGCCGGCGCGATCCTCGCCGACTGCGGGTTGCTTCCCGCCTTCCGCGGTGGCGGCGAGCCGCGCAGCTTCCCTGCGCGCTGGCCGGTCCTGCGTCTGGATCGCATCTACGTGCGCAATCTGCGGGTCAACAGCAGCCAGGTGCTGAACCGCCGGCCCTGGCCGCACCTTTCCGACCATCTGCCGCTGCTCGCCGAGGTGGTGCCATGAATGACCGCTGGCGCGGCGGCAACCGGATCGAACTGCTGATCAATGGCGAGGCCTTCTTCCCTTCGGTGATCCAGGCCATCGGCACGGCGCGTCGGGAAGTTCTGGTGGAAACCTTCATCGTCTTCGACGACAAGGTCGGGCGCGCGCTACGTCAGGCGCTGATCGGCGCGGCGCAGCGCGGCGTGCGGGTCGAGCTGGTTGCCGATGGCTATGGCACGCCACACCTGGGCGTGGACTACCTGCAGCCGCTGCTCGCCTCCGGTGCCCGGCTGCACCTGTTCGATCCACGCCCGCGCCTGCTGGGCATGCGTACCAACCTGTTCCGCCGCCTGCACCGCAAGCTGCTGGTGATTGACAACCGGGTCGCATTCGTCGGCGGCATCAATTTCAGCGCCGACCACCTCGCCGACTTCGGCCTGATGGCCAAGCAGGACTATGCGGTACGTGTCGAAGGGCCGAGCGTCGCGGATATCCGCCAGGCATGCCTGGAACTGCTGCGCCAGTATGGCGACGTGCCGCCGCCGGACAGCGTCCGGCCGCCCTCGCCCGCCGGCCCCTGCCGTAGTTGTCTGGCGGTACGTGACAATCAGCGCCGCCGCAACGACATCGAACAGCACTATCTGCGAGCCATCCATGCGGCGCGCTATCGGCTGGTGATCGCCAACGCCTACTTCTTCCCCGGCTACCGGCTGTTGCGCGCCCTGCGCGACGCCGCCCGCCGCGGTGTGGAGGTACGCCTGATTCTGCAGGGGTTGCCGGACATGCCGCTGGTGCGCCTGTGCAGCAAATTGCTCTACGACACTCTGCTGCGCGACGGCGTGGAAATCTACGAATACTGCGACCGACCGCTGCACGCCAAGGTCGCTGTGGCGGACTTGCGCTGGGCCACGGTGGGCTCCAGCAACCTCGATCCGCTCAGCTTGTCGCTGAACCTGGAAGGCAACCTGATGATCGAGGATGAAGACTTCGCCAGCGAACTGGACGCGCACCTGCTGCAGCTCTCCACCGACAGTTGCCGGCGCGTCACCCGCAAGGCTGCGCGACGCGGCTACTGGTGGCGGGCGCCGCTGGTGTTTCTCAGCTTTCACTTCCTGCGTCATTTCCCCGCCATCGCCGGACAACTGCCCGCGCACCGGCAAACGCTCCATCCGCAGGCCATCCCCGCCGACCCGCAACACGAGTCGCAGGTCCAGCCATGAACCGCCGGCAGTTCTGGAAGCTCATCAACCGTACCTTCAACCTCGTCCTGCTGGTCGCATTGCCGATCCTGCTGTTCCTCCTGCTACGCGCCACCGACTGGAACGAGGTGTTCCACCTGCTCCGCGAATACAAGGCCATGACGCTGCTGGCAGGCATGCTGCTCAGCCTGTGCAGCTATGCGATCTTCAGCAGCTTCGATGTTCTCAGCCGCTTCTACATCGGCCACCCGCTGCCGGTGCGGCGCGTACTGACGGTGGCCTTCGTGTGCAATGCCTTCAACCTCAACCTCAGTTCCTGGGTCGGCGCCGTCGCCTTGCGCTATCGACTGTATGGCCGACTGGGCATGACCACAGGCGACATCACGCGGATTCTCACCTTCAGCCTGATCACCAACTGGTACGGCTATCTGCTGCTGGCCGGCGGACTGTTCGTCTGTGGTTTTCCCAACCTGCCGGATGACTGGAGCCTGGGCCAGAGCGGCCTGCGTCTGATCGGTTTGCTGTTGCTCGCAGTGGGCGCCGCGTATCTGCTGGCCTGCGGCTTCGCCCGGCGGCGCGCCTGGGGCTGGAAGCGCTACCGGCTGAGGTTGCCCGGTTGGCGGCTGGCCGCCCTGCAAGGCATCGCGGGAGCCGGCAACTGGTCAATGATGGCGTTACTGATCTACAGCTTGCTGCCGGATACCGCGAGCTATCCCGAAGTACTGGCCACGCTGCTCATCAGCAGCATCGCCGGCGTGGTGCTGCACGTGCCGGCCGGACTGGGCGTACTGGAGACGGTGTTCCTCACGGTACTGCGCGACCATTTCTCCCGTGGCGAATTGCTGGCCGCGATCATCGGTTACCGGGTGTTGTACTTCCTCATCCCGCTGTTGCTCGCCTGTCTGGTGTACCTGTGGCTGGAGCGCCATGCGAAGAAGCTCAAGCGAAGAGCGGAACGGCGCGAGGAGGCCCGAACCTCATGAAACCCGCGCATCGCCTTCGGGGATGAGGATCAGGCAGCCCAGCGGCGGCAGATCCAGGGGCAGCGACTGCGGCTGGCCGTGGGCGGCCAGCGGCTGGGTTTCGATGATGCCCTGGCTGCCCGCGGCGGAACCGGCGAAGTGTTGCGCATCGCTGTTGAGCAGCACCCGCCAATGGCCTTTGAGCGGTACGCCGACGCTGTAGCCGGGGCGCGGTACCGGAGTGAAGTTGTGCACCACCAGCAGCGGTTCGCGGTCGGCCAGGCGCAACCAGGCGAAGACGCTGTTGCGCTGGTCATCGCCGATCAGCCAGTGGAAGCCCTCTGCGCGGTCGTCCATGGCGTGCAGCGCCGGCAGTTCATGCAGCAGCCGGTTTAGCTCGCGCACCAGCATCTGTACGCCGAGGTGTTCGGGGTAGCGCAGCAGGTACCAGTCGAGCTGGCTGTCGTGATCCCACTCCCGCCATTGGCCGAATTCGCAGCCCATGAACAGCAGCTTCTTGCCCGGATGAGTCCACATCAGCGACAGGTACAGGCGCAGGTTGGCGAACTGCTGCCAGCGGTCACCCGGCATCTTGCCCAGCAATGAGCCCTTGCCGTGCACCACCTCGTCGTGAGAAATCGGCAGGATGAAGCGTTCGGAGAAGGCGTAGAGCAGGCCGAAGGTCATCTTGTGATGGTGGTAGCTGCGGTACACCGGATCTTCCCGGATGTAGGACAGGCTGTCGTGCATCCAGCCCATGTTCCACTTGTAGGAGAAGCCCAGCCCACCTTCCTCGGCCGGTCGGCTGACGCCTGGCCAGGCGGTGGACTCTTCGGCGATGACCAGCGCACCGGGCGCTTCGCTGGCGACCACAGTGTTGAGATGACTGAGGAACTCGATGGCCTCAAGGTTCTCGCGGCCACCGTGACGGTTGGGGATCCATTCGCCTTCCTTGCGCGAATAGTCCCGGTAGAGCATCGAGGCGACGGCGTCCACGCGCAGCCCATCGACGTGGTATTCGCGCAGCCAGTGCAGCGCCGAAGCCAGCATGAAACCGTGCACTTCGCTGCGGCCCAGGTTGTAGATGTAGGTATCCCAATCCTGGTGGAAGCCTTCGAACGGGTGCGCGTACTCGTACAACGAGGTGCCGTCGAAGTGAGCAAGGCCGTGCTCATCCGTGGGGAAATGCGCCGGCACCCAATCCAGGATCACGCCGATTTGCGCCTGGTGGCAACGATCGACGAAGCGGGCGAAGTCCGCCGGGCTGCCGTAGCGCGCGGTGGGTGCGAACATCGACAACGTTTGGTAACCCCAGGAGCCACCGAACGGGTGCTCCATCACCGGCATCAGTTCGATGTGGCTGAAACCCTGCTCGCGGATATAGGG
The Pseudomonas triclosanedens DNA segment above includes these coding regions:
- the glgX gene encoding glycogen debranching protein GlgX, whose translation is MTRRTHSRVTEGRPFPLGATWDGLGVNFALFSAHATKVELCLFDASGKREVERIELPEYSDEIWHGYLPDAHPGQIYGYRVHGPFEPEAGHRFNPNKLLIDPYARQLVGELRWSESLFGYSIGSPDADLSFDERDSAPFVPKSKVIDPAFTWGEQPPIRVPWDETVIYEAHLRGLSIRHPDVADRVRGTCAGLMNSELLKHLRNLGITSLELLPVHGFVDDKHLLERGMNNYWGYNSIAFFAPHSRYLASGHINEFKEMVAHLHDAGIELILDVVYNHTAEGNELGPTLCMRGIDNVSYYRLHADDRRYYVNDSGTGNTLDLSHPCVLQMVTDSLRYWATEMRVDGFRFDLASILGRYADGFDERHSFLVACRQDPVLSHRKLIAEPWDCGPGGYQVGRFPPGWVEWNDRFRDTVRSFWRGDEGQLPELARRLTASGDLYDQRGRRPYASVNFITAHDGFTLRDVVTYNDKHNQANGEDNRDGHDDNRSWNHGVEGPTDDAQIRELRLRQMKNLLSTLLLSQGTPMLVAGDEFSRTQHGNNNVYCQDNELSWVDWNLDDEGRELLAFVRRLIRLRHAYPILRRRRFLVGEYNEELGVRDVIWLAPEGGEMCESFWHDPQRRSLGMLMDGRAQPSGIRRSGGDATLLLLLNASHEGIDFYLPPVAQGGDWQLLLDTAEPAEGHGPFWEFDTPYPLGSRAVALFTLRRSED
- a CDS encoding endonuclease/exonuclease/phosphatase family protein codes for the protein MTFAEAGPADVDSTQQEIILRVLTVNTHKGFNAFNRRFILHELRDAVRATSADLVFLQEVHGEHQLHAERNVNWPTAPQYEFLADSMWPAFAYGRNAVYPEGHHGNALISRLPISSYDNHDISIAGNEQRGLLHARIDLPGPRALHAICVHLGLRERQRQSQLQLLCKLVAGVPPDAPLVVAGDFNDWRCRAGAILADCGLLPAFRGGGEPRSFPARWPVLRLDRIYVRNLRVNSSQVLNRRPWPHLSDHLPLLAEVVP
- a CDS encoding CBS domain-containing protein, whose translation is MKIGEIMTRDVQRVVPETTLKEAAALMARIDSGALLVNEGDLLVGMVTDRDIAVRAVAAGLGPETPVKRVMSGNVHYCFEDEDVQHVAQNMADIQMRRLPVLTRQKRLVGVVSLGNIASCRSEQASDTVLRGVAQAH
- the clsB gene encoding cardiolipin synthase ClsB; translated protein: MNDRWRGGNRIELLINGEAFFPSVIQAIGTARREVLVETFIVFDDKVGRALRQALIGAAQRGVRVELVADGYGTPHLGVDYLQPLLASGARLHLFDPRPRLLGMRTNLFRRLHRKLLVIDNRVAFVGGINFSADHLADFGLMAKQDYAVRVEGPSVADIRQACLELLRQYGDVPPPDSVRPPSPAGPCRSCLAVRDNQRRRNDIEQHYLRAIHAARYRLVIANAYFFPGYRLLRALRDAARRGVEVRLILQGLPDMPLVRLCSKLLYDTLLRDGVEIYEYCDRPLHAKVAVADLRWATVGSSNLDPLSLSLNLEGNLMIEDEDFASELDAHLLQLSTDSCRRVTRKAARRGYWWRAPLVFLSFHFLRHFPAIAGQLPAHRQTLHPQAIPADPQHESQVQP
- a CDS encoding DUF2934 domain-containing protein translates to MKVSEQRVRELAYQIWESEGRPEGQQERHWRMALSLAEGEIANGQEAPAEDVEPRFEGREEPEPPAILQKPPRRRGKLPAATPEEPSKPALEPRNKASAAATPGEKATKTRPKTAKPATPKPSRAPKSS
- a CDS encoding lysylphosphatidylglycerol synthase domain-containing protein, whose translation is MNRRQFWKLINRTFNLVLLVALPILLFLLLRATDWNEVFHLLREYKAMTLLAGMLLSLCSYAIFSSFDVLSRFYIGHPLPVRRVLTVAFVCNAFNLNLSSWVGAVALRYRLYGRLGMTTGDITRILTFSLITNWYGYLLLAGGLFVCGFPNLPDDWSLGQSGLRLIGLLLLAVGAAYLLACGFARRRAWGWKRYRLRLPGWRLAALQGIAGAGNWSMMALLIYSLLPDTASYPEVLATLLISSIAGVVLHVPAGLGVLETVFLTVLRDHFSRGELLAAIIGYRVLYFLIPLLLACLVYLWLERHAKKLKRRAERREEARTS
- a CDS encoding zinc-dependent alcohol dehydrogenase, whose protein sequence is MKAVVFHDVGNIRLEDVPEPELKHPNDAIVRLTASAICGTDLHFVRGSVGGMKKGTILGHEGVGIIEELGDEVRNLQVGDRVVIPSTIACGNCSYCRAGYYAQCDNANPNGKRGGTAFFGGPEGNGAFHGLQAEKARIPYANIGLVRLPPQISDDQAILLSDIFPTGWFGAELAEVGIGDTVAVFGCGPVGQFAIASALLKGAARVFAIDRHPDRLHMARQQGAEVIDFEREDPVQALLWLTDGIGVDRAIDAVGVDAEHSQGGVTVAPAQEHKPEWVPGNAPAQALEWAVSGLAKAGSLGIIGVYGPDVRTFPIGEAMNKNLTLKMGNCHHRRYIPHLIELVLTERFDPAAILTQVKPMSDAIAAFEAFDQRETGWVKVELQPQRQEARVGDEETVHRPGAAHAH
- a CDS encoding DUF72 domain-containing protein, translating into MKDLHIGISGWRYAPWRGDFYPRGLRQRDELRYASRAFNSIELNGSFYALQTPERYRQWAGDTPTRFCFSIKGPRYISHIKRLRDAREGLANFFASGPLELGEKLGPILWQVPPSLGFDEEVVEQFLAQLPRDSQAALKLARDSATRKPGHWPEALGAQPLRHALEVRHQSFATPRFVRLLRQYGVALVIADAPRKWPYAEDLTARDFVYLRLHGDKELYASGYGEAALRRWSRRIEHWRRGSQPRDAELFDDSIAGDRHPRQVFCYFDNDMKVRAPYDASRLMQLLDLKLDDRQEPGQPAGDWS
- the glgB gene encoding 1,4-alpha-glucan branching protein GlgB, translated to MNDLEHLQRADHADPFAFLGPHGGEVRVWLPGALAVELLSAQDEVLAAMNVVDASGLFVAQLPSGTRYRLRIHWPQAEQVSEDPYAFGLLLSDLDLYLFSEGNHRRLGKCLGAQAMEIDGVPGVRFAVWAPNARRVSVVGNFNGWDGRRHPMRLRYPSGVWELFIPRLQPGEVYKYELLGAAGTLPLKADPLALATEAPPATGSRVADPAPFDWQDHDWMSRRAERQAPAQPLSIYELHAGSWQWVEDRPPSWDELAERLIPYIREQGFSHIELMPVMEHPFGGSWGYQTLSMFAPTARYGSPADFARFVDRCHQAQIGVILDWVPAHFPTDEHGLAHFDGTSLYEYAHPFEGFHQDWDTYIYNLGRSEVHGFMLASALHWLREYHVDGLRVDAVASMLYRDYSRKEGEWIPNRHGGRENLEAIEFLSHLNTVVASEAPGALVIAEESTAWPGVSRPAEEGGLGFSYKWNMGWMHDSLSYIREDPVYRSYHHHKMTFGLLYAFSERFILPISHDEVVHGKGSLLGKMPGDRWQQFANLRLYLSLMWTHPGKKLLFMGCEFGQWREWDHDSQLDWYLLRYPEHLGVQMLVRELNRLLHELPALHAMDDRAEGFHWLIGDDQRNSVFAWLRLADREPLLVVHNFTPVPRPGYSVGVPLKGHWRVLLNSDAQHFAGSAAGSQGIIETQPLAAHGQPQSLPLDLPPLGCLILIPEGDARVS